From Rhodopseudomonas palustris, a single genomic window includes:
- a CDS encoding tetratricopeptide repeat protein, whose protein sequence is MQPGRSKAIPTGNRTDKAYEPVVLLMRARVLHQHGQLDEARSAYKKVLKKAPDNFTALHFYALAEYQSGNLEIGIRSLKRALLIEPGSAQAHSDMGIMLIASARFAEAVAACDKALALDPALALAYANRGIALASLARHAEAIESFDRSIELLPGRTDSWNDRGNALHKLGRYDEALASYARAIEIDPLNDIAFINRATTFKELKQFAQALACYDRALSIGKRPVEAGIARAETLLFMKNVKDALATCTAVLQVEPNSVPALTLLGNCMAALGDAETATTLHSRALELRPNFEAAISSKIFSMDFCAGSTIEAQQATRKTWWTQVGAPIYRACAVPPANDRDPDRRLVVGYVSADFRAHSAAFSFRPVIEHHDRSQFEVVLYSGVVIPDDVTRAFEATADKWRDMTHMTDQQLADQIKQDKVDVLVDLSGHSGGNRLRVFARKPAPVQVTAWGHATGTGLPVMDYLLGDPVAIPVEDRHFYAEAIYDLPSIVIVEPLPDEWRSQNLPFDRNGYLTYGSLNRISKMSDAAIEVWAQLLAAVPTSRLILKDHQIDDPAVRQTLLEKFAARGIAADRITLLGSSSRQDHLETLKQIDLCLDPFPQAGGVSTWEALYMGVAVVSRLGNAVSSRVGCAVLAAAGLPDFIAADDARYIEIASKPDLERLRSIRRGLRGFILERCGPAAYTRAVEDAYRTMWKRWCATPFDEAKDRALRRGR, encoded by the coding sequence ATGCAGCCCGGACGCAGCAAGGCCATTCCCACCGGCAACCGGACCGACAAGGCGTACGAGCCGGTGGTGCTGCTGATGCGTGCCCGGGTCCTGCATCAGCACGGCCAGCTCGACGAAGCGCGCTCCGCCTACAAGAAGGTGCTGAAAAAGGCGCCGGACAATTTCACCGCGCTGCACTTCTACGCGCTCGCCGAATATCAGAGCGGCAATCTCGAGATCGGCATCCGGTCGCTGAAGCGCGCGCTGCTGATCGAGCCGGGATCTGCCCAGGCGCATTCCGACATGGGCATCATGCTGATCGCCTCGGCGCGGTTCGCCGAAGCCGTCGCGGCCTGCGACAAGGCGCTCGCGCTCGATCCTGCCCTTGCGCTCGCATACGCCAATCGCGGCATCGCACTGGCCAGCCTCGCCCGCCACGCCGAGGCGATCGAGAGCTTCGACAGATCGATCGAACTGCTTCCCGGCCGCACCGATAGCTGGAACGATCGCGGCAACGCGCTGCACAAGCTCGGCCGCTACGACGAGGCGCTGGCGAGCTACGCCAGGGCGATCGAAATCGACCCGCTCAACGACATCGCCTTCATCAACCGCGCCACGACGTTCAAGGAACTGAAGCAGTTCGCCCAGGCGCTGGCGTGCTACGACCGCGCGCTGTCGATCGGCAAGCGGCCGGTCGAGGCCGGCATCGCCCGCGCCGAGACGCTGCTGTTCATGAAGAACGTGAAGGATGCGCTGGCGACCTGCACCGCGGTGCTGCAGGTCGAGCCGAACTCGGTGCCGGCGCTGACGCTGCTCGGCAATTGCATGGCCGCGCTCGGCGACGCCGAGACCGCCACCACCCTGCACAGCCGCGCGCTGGAGCTGCGCCCGAACTTCGAAGCGGCGATCTCGAGCAAGATCTTCTCGATGGACTTCTGCGCCGGTTCGACCATCGAGGCCCAGCAGGCGACCCGCAAGACCTGGTGGACGCAAGTCGGCGCGCCGATCTACCGGGCCTGCGCGGTGCCGCCGGCCAACGACCGCGATCCCGACCGCCGTCTGGTGGTCGGCTACGTCTCGGCCGACTTCCGCGCGCACTCGGCGGCGTTTTCGTTCCGCCCGGTGATCGAGCATCACGACCGCAGCCAATTCGAAGTGGTGCTGTACTCGGGCGTGGTGATCCCCGACGACGTCACGCGGGCGTTCGAGGCGACCGCCGACAAATGGCGGGACATGACCCACATGACCGACCAGCAGCTCGCCGACCAGATCAAGCAGGACAAGGTCGACGTGCTGGTCGATCTCTCCGGCCATTCCGGCGGCAACCGGCTGCGCGTGTTCGCCCGCAAGCCGGCGCCGGTCCAGGTCACCGCCTGGGGCCACGCCACCGGCACCGGCCTGCCGGTGATGGACTATCTGCTCGGCGACCCGGTGGCGATCCCGGTCGAAGACCGGCACTTCTATGCCGAGGCGATCTACGACCTGCCGTCGATCGTGATCGTCGAGCCGCTGCCCGACGAGTGGCGCTCGCAGAACCTGCCGTTCGACCGCAACGGCTATCTGACCTACGGCTCGCTGAACCGGATCTCCAAGATGTCGGACGCGGCGATCGAGGTGTGGGCGCAGTTGCTCGCGGCGGTGCCGACGTCACGGCTGATCCTGAAGGATCACCAGATCGACGATCCGGCGGTGCGACAGACGCTGCTGGAGAAGTTTGCCGCGCGCGGCATCGCGGCGGACCGGATCACCCTGCTCGGATCCAGTTCGCGCCAGGACCACCTCGAAACCCTCAAACAGATCGATCTCTGCCTCGACCCGTTCCCGCAGGCCGGCGGCGTCTCGACCTGGGAAGCGCTGTACATGGGCGTCGCGGTCGTCAGCCGGCTCGGCAACGCCGTCTCCAGCCGGGTCGGCTGTGCGGTGCTCGCCGCCGCCGGGCTGCCGGATTTCATTGCGGCCGACGATGCGCGCTACATCGAGATCGCCAGCAAACCGGACCTGGAGCGGCTGCGCTCGATCCGGCGCGGCCTGCGCGGCTTCATCCTGGAGCGCTGCGGCCCGGCCGCCTACACCCGCGCGGTAGAGGACGCTTACCGGACGATGTGGAAGCGCTGGTGCGCCACCCCGTTCGACGAAGCCAAGGACCGGGCGCTGCGCCGCGGGCGCTGA
- the flbT gene encoding flagellar biosynthesis repressor FlbT: MPLRVELKPFERIVIGQSVITNSDTRTTFLIDGDAPILREKDILTAETANTPVKRIYLCVQMMYLQNDIPAYQDLYLGFIKDLLEAVPSFRETIEATSNHILSGNLYKALRELRPLIKREEELLSR, encoded by the coding sequence ATGCCTCTGCGAGTCGAATTGAAGCCGTTCGAGCGGATTGTGATCGGCCAGAGCGTGATCACCAACTCCGACACCCGCACGACATTTCTCATCGACGGCGACGCGCCGATCCTGCGCGAGAAGGACATCCTGACCGCGGAGACCGCCAACACGCCGGTCAAACGCATCTATCTCTGCGTGCAGATGATGTATCTGCAAAACGACATACCGGCGTATCAGGATTTGTATCTAGGTTTCATCAAAGACCTGCTCGAGGCGGTTCCGAGCTTTCGCGAAACGATCGAAGCAACCAGTAATCATATCTTAAGCGGCAATCTCTATAAGGCACTCAGAGAGCTGCGCCCCCTCATCAAGCGTGAAGAAGAATTGTTGTCGAGGTAG
- the dksA gene encoding RNA polymerase-binding protein DksA gives MEKLKDYRPSEKEPFMNERQREYFRAKLLAWKDEILREAKLTLQALQEENVNHPDLADRASSETDRAIELRARDRQRKLIAKIDAALQRIEDNTYGYCEETGEPISLKRLEARPIATLSVEAQERHEKREKVYRDE, from the coding sequence TTGGAAAAGTTGAAAGACTATCGACCATCCGAGAAAGAGCCGTTCATGAACGAGCGGCAGCGCGAGTATTTTCGCGCCAAATTGTTGGCTTGGAAGGACGAGATCCTGCGTGAAGCCAAACTCACGCTCCAGGCACTACAGGAAGAGAACGTCAATCATCCCGACTTGGCCGATCGCGCCTCTTCCGAAACCGACCGCGCGATTGAACTGCGCGCTCGCGACCGTCAACGCAAGTTGATCGCCAAGATCGACGCAGCGCTGCAACGTATCGAAGACAACACCTACGGCTATTGCGAAGAGACGGGCGAACCGATCTCGCTGAAGCGGCTCGAGGCGCGCCCGATTGCGACGCTCTCGGTCGAAGCCCAGGAGCGCCATGAGAAGCGCGAAAAGGTGTATCGCGACGAATAG
- a CDS encoding flagellar basal body P-ring protein FlgI, producing MPRVPTHLLKLAAAALCALLLSGVAAGATSRIKDLANIEGIRQNQLIGYGLVVGLNGTGDTLNNIPFTKQSLQAMLERMGVNIRGATIRTGNVAAVMVTGNLPAFATQGTRMDVTVSALGDAKNLQGGTLLVTPLLGADGNVYAVAQGSLAIGGFQAEGEAAKITRGVPTVGRIANGAIIEREIEFALNRLPNVRLALRNSDFTTAKRIAAAVNDYLGIKCAEPLDPSTVQLSIPAEFKGNAVALLTEIEQLQVEPDQVAKIIIDERSGIIVMGRDVRVATVAVAQGNLTVSISESPQVSQPNPLGGGRTVVTPNSRIGVTEDGKKLAVVKDGVSLQQLVDGLNSLGIGPRDLIGILQAIKAAGAIEADIEVM from the coding sequence ATGCCGCGCGTACCCACCCACCTGCTGAAACTGGCCGCGGCCGCCCTGTGTGCGCTGCTGCTGTCCGGCGTGGCGGCGGGCGCGACCTCGCGGATCAAGGATCTCGCCAATATCGAAGGTATCCGCCAGAACCAGTTGATCGGTTACGGTCTGGTGGTCGGCCTCAACGGTACCGGCGACACCCTCAACAACATCCCGTTCACCAAGCAGTCGCTGCAGGCGATGCTGGAGCGGATGGGCGTCAACATCCGCGGCGCCACCATCCGGACCGGCAACGTCGCGGCCGTGATGGTCACCGGCAATCTGCCGGCGTTCGCCACCCAGGGTACCCGGATGGACGTTACCGTGTCCGCTCTCGGCGACGCCAAGAACCTTCAAGGCGGTACCCTGCTGGTCACCCCGCTGCTCGGCGCCGACGGCAACGTCTATGCGGTCGCGCAGGGCTCGCTGGCGATCGGCGGTTTCCAGGCCGAGGGCGAAGCCGCCAAGATCACCCGCGGCGTGCCGACGGTCGGCCGGATCGCCAACGGCGCGATCATCGAGCGGGAAATCGAATTCGCCCTGAACCGGCTGCCGAACGTGCGGCTGGCGCTGCGCAACTCCGATTTCACCACCGCCAAGCGGATCGCCGCCGCGGTCAACGACTATCTCGGCATCAAATGCGCCGAACCGCTCGATCCTTCGACCGTCCAGCTCTCGATCCCGGCCGAATTCAAGGGCAACGCGGTGGCGCTGCTGACCGAAATCGAGCAATTGCAGGTCGAGCCGGATCAGGTTGCCAAGATCATCATCGACGAGCGCAGCGGCATCATCGTCATGGGACGCGACGTTCGGGTCGCCACCGTGGCGGTGGCCCAGGGCAATCTGACGGTGTCGATCTCCGAAAGCCCGCAGGTCAGCCAGCCCAATCCGCTCGGAGGCGGCCGCACCGTCGTGACGCCGAATTCGCGCATCGGCGTCACCGAGGACGGCAAGAAGCTCGCCGTGGTCAAGGACGGCGTCTCGCTACAGCAGCTCGTCGACGGCCTCAACAGCCTGGGAATCGGTCCGCGCGACCTGATCGGCATCCTGCAGGCGATCAAGGCCGCCGGTGCGATCGAAGCCGACATCGAGGTGATGTGA
- a CDS encoding TetR/AcrR family transcriptional regulator — protein MSSAYERKKQPEVVRRALIDCAAALALERGLQAVTVQAVAAAAGVTKGGLFHHFPTKDKLIEAVFDAQLDVFGAAVDEALQADDSSYGCFTRAYVRATFNLSDQDHSQCGGALAVSMMTDPVLRPRWSARMRAWLATHKKTDSAPALEIVRLAADGAWLADLTHLAPDLRMDRKKLLARLLAMTRKD, from the coding sequence ATGAGCAGCGCCTATGAGCGAAAGAAACAACCGGAAGTCGTCCGGCGCGCCCTGATCGATTGCGCAGCCGCCCTGGCGCTGGAGCGGGGGCTGCAGGCGGTGACGGTGCAGGCCGTCGCCGCCGCGGCCGGCGTCACCAAAGGCGGCCTGTTTCATCACTTCCCGACCAAGGACAAACTGATCGAGGCGGTGTTCGACGCCCAGCTCGACGTGTTCGGCGCCGCCGTCGACGAGGCGCTGCAGGCCGACGATTCCAGCTACGGCTGCTTCACCCGCGCCTATGTCCGAGCCACCTTCAACCTCAGCGACCAGGACCACAGCCAGTGCGGCGGCGCGCTGGCGGTGTCGATGATGACCGATCCGGTGCTGCGGCCGCGCTGGTCGGCCAGGATGCGGGCATGGCTGGCGACGCACAAGAAGACCGACTCCGCGCCGGCGCTGGAGATCGTCCGGCTCGCCGCCGACGGTGCCTGGCTCGCCGACCTCACCCACCTCGCCCCCGATCTCCGGATGGACCGCAAGAAACTGCTGGCGCGGCTGCTGGCGATGACGCGGAAAGACTGA
- the flaF gene encoding flagellar biosynthesis regulator FlaF produces MSSAAQAYARTAQRTASPREIEAQALLKAAKQLQDVVTNWDEKGAIGLQEALMFNRKLWSIFVSEAMRDDNPQSIEIRQNIANIGVFVLSQSSALQIKPEVERLQALIDINRNIAAGLSGRA; encoded by the coding sequence ATGTCGAGTGCCGCGCAAGCTTACGCCAGAACCGCGCAAAGAACCGCATCTCCCCGCGAGATCGAAGCGCAGGCGTTGCTGAAGGCGGCCAAGCAGCTCCAGGACGTCGTCACCAACTGGGACGAGAAGGGCGCGATCGGACTTCAGGAAGCGCTGATGTTCAATCGCAAGCTGTGGTCGATCTTCGTCTCCGAAGCGATGCGCGACGACAATCCGCAATCGATCGAGATCCGGCAGAACATCGCCAACATCGGCGTGTTCGTGCTCAGCCAGTCCAGCGCGTTGCAGATCAAGCCGGAAGTCGAGCGCCTGCAGGCGCTGATCGACATCAACCGCAACATCGCCGCGGGCCTCAGCGGTCGCGCATGA
- a CDS encoding DUF3551 domain-containing protein — protein sequence MTKTGAALLAAATILTLAAAPASARDFPYCLQGGEWGYPGNCQFDSYQQCMVTASGTRAYCDINPVVAFGARQQAAEPQDVPPPQQQPRQRQRRY from the coding sequence ATGACCAAGACCGGCGCCGCGTTGTTGGCGGCAGCGACCATCCTCACCCTGGCGGCGGCTCCGGCCTCGGCCCGCGATTTCCCTTATTGCCTGCAAGGCGGCGAATGGGGTTACCCCGGCAACTGCCAGTTCGACTCCTACCAGCAGTGCATGGTGACGGCCTCCGGCACCCGGGCCTATTGTGACATCAATCCTGTGGTCGCGTTCGGCGCACGCCAGCAGGCCGCCGAGCCGCAGGACGTTCCGCCGCCGCAGCAACAGCCTCGTCAGCGTCAGCGCCGATACTGA
- a CDS encoding thiamine pyrophosphate-binding protein, whose translation MKLSDYVIDFLARRGVTHVFGISGGAAVHMFDSAQRHPDVTPIFPQHEQAAAIAADGYARATGKLGVAITTSGPGATNLLTGVCCAYYDSVPTLMITGQVATHRLKGKNQIRQLGFQETDVTSIFATVTKYAVQISDPTTIRYHLEKAYYLAFEGRPGSVLIDLPDDLQRAEIDPDALAGFTPEPATASSDLDAEIAALLPLIARAKRPVLVLGGGLSTPRIGSMLDQLVDRLGMPVLTTWAATDLIAADHPLRVGPFGVYGPRLGNFTVQNADLILCLGSRLSQNVTGGILPSFAREATIVMVDASRGEMDKFDDRGIRIATRIAARLDDFVPKLLAAIEAAPPRDAWLSTIAHWRSALPDDRPGPAPDNAGFVDAYDFIDKLSDAASADELLYVDTGGNLTWTCNGFRIKRGQRLISDWNNTAMGYALAASIGAAVQTKGGVTCIIGDGGLMLSLGELALLKRHQLPVRLMLFNNHGHGIQKQTLETWLDGHYVGVDAPSGLSFVDFHKVAEAMDLPVVTISRSADIAGQLREVYARNGPVFCNVEINPAQKLYPVLKFGAPLESQLPAIDDELIKREMLIAPFVAGTAPKHSGGAGV comes from the coding sequence GTGAAGCTCTCCGACTATGTCATCGACTTCCTGGCGCGGCGCGGCGTCACCCATGTGTTCGGGATTTCCGGCGGCGCCGCGGTGCACATGTTCGATTCCGCCCAGCGCCATCCGGACGTCACCCCGATCTTCCCGCAGCACGAGCAGGCCGCTGCGATCGCTGCCGACGGCTATGCGCGCGCCACCGGCAAGCTCGGCGTCGCCATCACCACCTCGGGGCCCGGCGCCACCAATCTGCTGACCGGGGTGTGCTGCGCCTACTACGACTCGGTGCCGACGCTGATGATCACCGGGCAGGTCGCCACCCATCGGCTGAAGGGCAAGAATCAGATCCGCCAGCTCGGTTTTCAGGAGACCGACGTCACCTCGATCTTCGCCACCGTCACCAAATACGCGGTGCAGATCTCCGATCCCACCACCATCCGCTATCATCTGGAGAAGGCGTACTACCTCGCATTCGAAGGCCGGCCCGGTTCGGTGCTGATCGATCTGCCGGACGATCTGCAACGCGCCGAGATCGACCCCGACGCGCTCGCTGGCTTCACGCCGGAACCGGCAACCGCATCCAGCGATCTCGACGCAGAGATTGCGGCGCTGCTGCCGCTGATCGCGCGCGCGAAACGTCCCGTGCTGGTTCTCGGCGGCGGGTTGTCGACGCCGCGGATCGGGTCGATGCTGGATCAGCTCGTCGACCGCCTCGGCATGCCGGTGCTGACTACCTGGGCGGCGACCGATCTGATCGCAGCCGATCATCCGCTGCGGGTCGGGCCGTTCGGCGTCTATGGGCCGCGGCTCGGCAATTTCACGGTGCAGAACGCCGACCTGATCCTGTGCCTCGGCAGCCGTCTGTCGCAGAACGTCACCGGCGGCATCCTGCCGTCGTTCGCCCGCGAGGCGACGATCGTGATGGTCGACGCCAGCCGCGGAGAGATGGACAAGTTCGACGACCGCGGCATCCGCATCGCGACCCGGATCGCGGCGCGGCTCGATGACTTCGTGCCGAAGCTGCTCGCCGCGATCGAGGCGGCGCCGCCGCGAGACGCGTGGCTGAGTACAATCGCGCATTGGCGCAGCGCGCTGCCGGACGATCGGCCCGGCCCCGCGCCCGACAATGCCGGCTTTGTCGACGCCTACGACTTCATCGACAAGCTCAGCGACGCCGCGTCCGCCGATGAACTGCTCTATGTCGACACCGGCGGCAACCTGACCTGGACCTGCAACGGCTTTCGCATCAAGCGCGGGCAGCGGCTGATCTCGGACTGGAACAACACCGCGATGGGCTACGCGCTGGCGGCGTCGATCGGGGCTGCGGTACAGACGAAAGGCGGCGTCACCTGCATCATCGGCGACGGCGGGCTGATGCTGTCACTCGGCGAGTTGGCGCTGCTGAAGCGGCACCAACTGCCGGTGCGGCTGATGCTGTTCAACAATCACGGTCACGGCATCCAGAAGCAGACGCTGGAGACCTGGCTCGACGGCCACTATGTCGGCGTCGATGCGCCGAGCGGATTGTCGTTCGTGGATTTCCACAAGGTTGCCGAGGCGATGGATCTGCCGGTGGTCACGATCAGCCGCAGCGCCGACATCGCCGGCCAGCTCCGCGAGGTCTATGCCCGCAACGGGCCGGTTTTCTGCAACGTCGAAATCAATCCGGCGCAGAAGCTGTATCCGGTGCTGAAGTTCGGCGCGCCGCTGGAAAGCCAGTTGCCGGCGATCGACGACGAGCTGATCAAGCGCGAGATGCTGATCGCGCCGTTCGTCGCCGGCACCGCGCCGAAGCACAGCGGCGGCGCGGGGGTGTAG
- a CDS encoding flagellar assembly protein FliX has protein sequence MRIYGPNGTTTSTGSGTVRRSGSSTFSLPTAPTPSEAKPISAPRPPAGLDALLAMQGVEDATERRKRSVQRGRTALDALDDLKIGLLSGSLDGATVARLRAAAAELKNSSGDPGLDAVLAEIELRVEVELAKAGQA, from the coding sequence ATGCGCATTTACGGTCCGAACGGCACCACCACCTCGACCGGCTCCGGCACTGTCCGGCGCTCCGGATCGAGCACGTTTTCACTGCCCACCGCCCCGACACCCTCCGAAGCCAAGCCGATCAGCGCGCCGCGCCCGCCGGCCGGTCTCGATGCGCTGCTGGCGATGCAGGGGGTGGAGGATGCCACCGAGCGGCGCAAGCGTTCGGTGCAGCGCGGCCGCACAGCCCTGGATGCGCTCGACGATCTGAAGATCGGGCTGTTGTCCGGCTCGCTGGACGGCGCCACGGTGGCCCGGTTACGCGCTGCCGCGGCCGAACTGAAGAACTCCTCCGGCGACCCCGGCCTCGATGCGGTGCTCGCAGAGATCGAGCTGCGGGTCGAGGTCGAACTCGCCAAGGCCGGCCAGGCCTGA
- the flgJ gene encoding flagellar assembly peptidoglycan hydrolase FlgJ, which produces MPLSNAYGPTLPTYNGRPDFTLAEALSKLPAQVKKKAEATAKDFEAMFLNTMFSQMTTGLKGDGPFGDTVGTGVWRSMLTEQHSQAIAKAGGVGIASDVYRSLILQQAARS; this is translated from the coding sequence ATGCCGCTCTCCAACGCCTACGGCCCGACCCTTCCGACCTACAACGGACGGCCCGACTTCACCCTCGCCGAGGCGCTGTCGAAGCTGCCGGCTCAGGTCAAGAAGAAGGCCGAAGCGACCGCCAAAGACTTCGAAGCGATGTTCCTCAACACCATGTTTTCGCAGATGACCACCGGACTGAAGGGAGACGGACCGTTCGGCGACACGGTCGGAACCGGCGTCTGGCGCTCGATGCTGACCGAACAGCATTCGCAGGCGATCGCCAAGGCCGGCGGCGTCGGCATCGCCAGCGACGTGTACCGCTCCCTGATCCTGCAACAGGCAGCCCGCTCCTGA
- a CDS encoding DUF1522 domain-containing protein, with translation MADVVLSAAVRQNLLSLQSTADLLATTQNRLASGKKVNTALDNPTNFFTAAGLDSRASDINNLLDGIGNGVQILQAANTGITSLNKLIDTAKSIANQALQSNVGYSTKSNVSTTIAGATPNDLRGTQTFASAIATSNVIYDGTVGGTNGVSATDTLGGGIGSVSSLAAVTKNVATDATATGAVLYTGTATATATGTDLISSLTNGSTTTPTGPQAGDVLVVDGKTITFTATGTPTIDSNGNYTLGVNQPINALLATIDTINGNTSNASVVNAAGRLELHTGTNRELQISDTTGGTVLAKLGLGSSVTVPLGSAAATAINASTKLFNSVGGLGAAIADGTTLTVNGKTITFKASDPPSPSGLLVGSGVLGNIVADSQGNSTIYLGTSNTFTNATVGDVLTAIDLASGVKSATIAGGVATFAANGTPSSISAGGVVTLNSSTGADLHVTGPADFLKSLNLTTSTGSGPTTIDVPRITGAGTIGTLIEDGSILTVNGQTITFKNAPVPLPSATHTGVTGNVETDGLGNSTVYLQGGTIADVLKAIDLATGVQTATLSQTGATLTTQTGAANSSLSSGSLKISTGSASDLTISGTGNAMLALGLAGNTGTSTVFQASRASGAGGVSGKTMTFTAFKGGTPVSVTFGDGTGGTVKTLAQLNAKLAPNNLIAQIDANGVLTISSNNDYASSTLGSAEDGGVLGGSITSTLTFTTPNPPVADLNSQTARAKLVEQYNNVIAQITTTSQDASFNGVNLLNGDTLKLVFNETGKSTLTIVGTALSPAALGLPTLVAGVDFIDNAATNKTLAALNTASTTLRSQASSYGSNLSIVQIRQEFAKNLINVLQTGSSNLTLADTNEEAANSQALSTRQSIAVSALSLANQSQQSVLQLLR, from the coding sequence ATGGCTGATGTGGTTCTCTCAGCAGCGGTTCGCCAGAATCTGCTATCGCTGCAGTCGACGGCCGATCTGTTGGCGACGACGCAGAACCGGCTTGCCTCCGGCAAGAAGGTCAATACCGCGCTCGACAATCCGACAAACTTCTTCACCGCAGCAGGGCTCGACAGCCGCGCCAGCGACATCAACAATCTGCTCGACGGCATCGGCAACGGCGTCCAGATCCTGCAGGCGGCCAACACCGGCATCACCTCGCTGAACAAGCTGATCGACACCGCCAAGTCGATCGCCAATCAGGCGCTGCAATCGAACGTCGGTTACAGCACCAAATCCAACGTTTCGACCACGATTGCCGGCGCTACGCCGAACGATCTGCGCGGCACCCAGACCTTCGCCAGCGCGATCGCGACCAGTAACGTGATTTACGACGGCACCGTCGGCGGTACCAACGGGGTGTCGGCGACCGATACGCTCGGCGGCGGCATCGGCAGCGTGTCGTCGCTTGCTGCCGTGACCAAGAACGTCGCCACCGACGCCACCGCGACCGGCGCCGTGCTGTACACCGGCACTGCGACTGCGACCGCGACCGGCACCGACCTGATCTCGTCGCTGACCAACGGCTCGACCACGACGCCGACAGGCCCGCAGGCCGGCGACGTGCTGGTGGTCGACGGCAAGACCATCACCTTTACCGCGACCGGCACGCCGACGATCGACAGCAACGGAAACTATACGCTCGGCGTCAACCAGCCGATCAACGCGCTGCTGGCGACCATCGACACCATCAACGGCAACACCTCCAACGCGTCGGTGGTCAACGCCGCCGGCCGGCTCGAGCTTCACACCGGCACCAATCGCGAACTGCAGATCTCCGACACCACCGGCGGCACCGTGCTGGCCAAGCTCGGTCTTGGCTCCTCGGTGACGGTGCCGCTCGGCAGCGCCGCTGCCACCGCGATCAACGCCAGCACCAAGCTGTTCAATTCCGTCGGCGGTCTCGGCGCGGCGATCGCCGACGGCACCACGCTGACGGTGAACGGCAAGACCATCACCTTCAAGGCTTCCGACCCGCCGTCGCCGTCGGGCCTGCTGGTCGGTTCCGGCGTGCTCGGCAACATCGTCGCCGACTCCCAGGGCAACTCGACGATCTATCTCGGCACCAGCAACACTTTCACCAACGCCACGGTCGGCGACGTGCTGACGGCGATCGATCTCGCCAGCGGGGTCAAGTCGGCGACGATTGCCGGCGGTGTCGCGACCTTCGCCGCCAACGGTACGCCGTCCTCGATCAGCGCCGGCGGCGTGGTGACACTGAACTCCTCGACCGGCGCGGACCTCCACGTCACCGGCCCGGCCGACTTCCTGAAATCGCTGAACCTCACCACCTCGACCGGATCCGGCCCGACCACGATCGACGTTCCCCGCATCACGGGGGCGGGCACCATCGGCACGCTGATCGAAGACGGGTCGATCCTGACCGTCAACGGCCAGACCATCACCTTCAAGAACGCACCGGTGCCGCTGCCCTCGGCGACCCACACCGGCGTGACCGGCAATGTCGAAACCGACGGCCTCGGCAATTCGACCGTCTACCTGCAGGGCGGCACCATCGCCGACGTGCTGAAGGCGATCGACCTCGCCACCGGCGTGCAGACCGCGACGCTGTCGCAGACCGGCGCGACGCTGACGACGCAGACCGGCGCCGCGAACTCGTCGCTGTCGAGCGGCTCGCTGAAGATCTCGACCGGCAGCGCCTCGGACCTCACCATCAGCGGCACCGGCAACGCGATGCTGGCGCTCGGCCTCGCCGGCAACACCGGCACCTCGACCGTGTTCCAGGCGTCGCGCGCCTCCGGCGCCGGCGGCGTCTCCGGCAAGACCATGACCTTCACCGCCTTCAAGGGCGGCACCCCGGTCAGCGTCACCTTCGGCGACGGCACCGGCGGCACGGTGAAGACGCTCGCCCAGCTCAACGCCAAGCTGGCGCCGAACAATCTGATCGCGCAGATCGACGCCAACGGCGTGCTGACAATTTCGTCGAACAACGACTACGCCTCGTCGACGCTCGGCTCGGCGGAGGACGGCGGCGTGCTCGGCGGCTCGATCACCTCGACGCTGACCTTCACCACGCCGAATCCGCCGGTCGCCGATCTGAATTCGCAGACCGCGCGCGCCAAGCTGGTCGAGCAGTACAACAACGTCATTGCGCAGATCACCACCACGTCGCAGGACGCGTCGTTCAACGGCGTCAACCTTCTGAACGGCGACACGCTGAAGCTGGTGTTCAACGAGACCGGCAAGTCGACGCTGACCATCGTCGGCACCGCACTGTCGCCGGCGGCGCTGGGCCTGCCGACGCTGGTCGCCGGCGTCGACTTCATCGACAACGCCGCGACCAACAAGACGCTCGCCGCGCTCAACACCGCGTCGACCACGCTGCGCTCGCAGGCGTCGTCCTACGGCTCCAACCTCTCGATCGTGCAGATCCGTCAGGAATTCGCCAAGAACCTGATCAACGTGCTGCAGACCGGCTCGTCCAACCTGACGCTGGCCGACACCAACGAAGAAGCAGCCAACAGCCAGGCGCTGTCGACCCGGCAGTCGATCGCCGTGTCGGCGCTGTCGCTGGCCAACCAGTCGCAGCAGAGCGTCCTGCAATTGCTGCGGTGA